The Pseudochaenichthys georgianus unplaced genomic scaffold, fPseGeo1.2 scaffold_454_arrow_ctg1, whole genome shotgun sequence genome segment gctttcttacagactgagcagctgtgtggtttctctcctgtgtggactctcatgtgtgtcttcAAATTTCtattctgtgaaaaagctttcttacagactgagcagctgtgtggtttctctcctgtgtggactctcatgtgtgtctttaaatttctattctgtgaaaaagctttcttacagactgagcatctgtatggtttctctcctgtgtggattctcatgtgtttttttaaagtttcaCTATCTGCAAAAGATTTTGTACACACAGAGCAGCCAAATGGTTTCTTTACAGCACTATGGCTTGAATCACTGACAGATTCttgtctatttttcagtgagGTTGAGTCTGAcgcaggttctctggtctccttccaatcagcactgtcttcagtgtcaggttcagatgAGTCTCCagagtcaggttcagaagagtctccagtgttgtcctcagtctttggttgtaaactgctTTCTGGAACTGAGTTCCTGGCAggttctggtcctcgacagtcatctccatcagcttctgtttccatgtgttcagtttgtctttgatgaggctgtgaggactgaggtttctctttatttcactcttcacagggtcaggagtgaagGTGGACTTGatgatatcagcctcctccagctcctgaagctgctctccctcctgactgatcctgagttcctcctgttcttGCTTAATGTATGGGGGGGACTCTGGGTCttcctggtccagactggtgctccactcctgctggtcagggagaaactcttctttaaccaccaccagcagctgtacgtctgcaggaaacaggaaacacagtcAGAAAAAACTGTCACGGTGTGTTGcgacctggctcaaaaggccgcaacaaaaaggagacacaacATGTCAACGGGTAGGTAAAGGGTGTTTATTTGCACAACACTGTTTATTTGCACAACACTGTTCAAGTCAACTGTGGTTCATACTCATCAGAGCCGGGTGCCTGCAGGAAACAAGCGAGAGAGCAaacaggagcagagaggctttaaaatagctgcagagcaccagacccaggtgccctgagttactgcaatcagtgcaatcaatgcagccaatgcagcacagacagaacagccacaccctctctactgatggacccacaggggcatcacagccCCCCCCTTAAGACGGGGCCCCAAAGGGGTCCACGACAACCCAACATCCTTCTTCTTAACTCCAGCCTTGCGACTTCGTACTGCTTCTTCGCCTCCACTGCCTTTATGTCCCACTCCTCCTTGGGTTGGCTGGCGTTGAGCCACAGCATGTAAGCGCTCATCGGCCTCGCCAACCTCCTTCGGCCTTCTCTTCTTCGGCCTCCTCTCCTTCGGCCTTCTTTTCTTCGGCCTCCTCTCCTTCACTTTGCAGGGTTTCCTCTCTTTCTTCTCCTTCACCACTTTGActgtcttctccttcttctttgtctcgaTCTCAAAGTCAAAGGACCTTGTTGGACCACTTTTTCCAGACTCCGAAACAGGTAGGTCAGTGGACATCCTACGGCTCTGCACACGTGCAATATTATAAACTGGAGACAAACTTGGAAATTGCAAACCACTCTCATCTGACTCCCCAGATGACACCGGCCTGGAAACCACCACAGGCGGTGGCACACCAGCCCACACAGCGAGATCGTTGCCCAAAATCATATGTATCCCATCAAGTGGCAACGCGGGACGCACGCCGATAGACACAACTCCACGTACCAGCTCACAATCCAGCACTACTGTATGACGTCGCACAGGAATCAAGCCCATCTCCATGCCCCTCATCAGCACAAAATCCCCCGTTTCTGTCTCCGACGAAAAAGGCAACACTGACTCAACAATGAATGAGTATCTAGCCGCTGTATCACGCAACACCTTAATTGACACATATTTGTCACTACCGACTACTGATACAACCGCTTCAGTGATGAACGGCTCAAAACCAGAACCCGCATCCGGGTCAGCACAAATCGGCTTCCTATCAGGCACCATGCCCGAGCCTACACCCAACGGGTTTTTTTTCAACACGGCAGAACAACACATGGCTGGAGCATGTGGTGCCAAACGAGGCTTCCACTTAGTTTCCAGCAACGGACACTGCTCCTTCCAATGACCCTCTCCTCTGCAATAATGACATAGGTCCACTTTGGCCCCCTCGGGTCGCCCTGTACCTACAAATCTACGGGAGGAGCCTGGTGAAAACTTTGCACCACCGCGGGCATAGCCATCGTCTTCTCCACGTTTCCAATCACCCCTAGAATACTTCTCAGTAAAACTGCCCTTATGTGTCAACACAAAATCGTCTGCTAATTCAGCAGCTCTAAACGCGGTGGAAGGTTTTTGTTCATTCACATAAGTGGCCACACGCTGAGGGagaatgtttttaaattgttcCAAGACAATGAGTTCACAAAGACCGTCAAAACTTGCAACCTTTGCTGCCGCGCACCACCGCTGAAAATGAGAAGTTAACTCACGGATAAACTCCACATGTGTCTGCTTATCGCCCTTGACCCAATTTCTGAACCTTTGACGATACGCTTCAGGAACTAGTTCGTAAGCCTTCAACACCGCTGATTTTACTCTATCATAGTCCAAAGCCTTTTCGCCACAAACAGCTGAATAGGTTTCCTGTGCTCGCCCAGTGAGTACACACTGAAGTAACAGCACTCTGTCCGAATCTGACCAGTTTCTTGCCTCTGCTATGCGTTCAAATAGAGTGAAAACAATTTCCGGGTCACGCTCATTGAACTTTGGCACTAATCGCAAGTAAGAAATGATGTCGCCACTGCCTGATGCCGACCTATCCCCACCAACCTCCCCTGGAGAAAACTTGCCCTCTCCCATCAGCCGTAATCTAGCATGTTCCACCTCACAATTCATCCTTTCCACCTCCAGCGTCTTTTCCACCTCTAAACGCTTCTCTCCCTCCTGCTGCTGACCCCTCAACTccaactgtaacttctcctgctccaacctcatctccaactgtaacttcccctgctccaacctcaacctcTCCTGATCAAACTGCATGGCCAAAAGCTCCTTTTGCTGCTCGAACGTCAAACCAACTGTCTGAACCACTACCGGCACGAACCCTGCCGCACCAGACTTACTCTTCTGCAACACCCCCTGCTCAAACAAAGATGACACAATGACAGTTTTAATGTTTCCGCTTGCTCCCCACCACAGCAATG includes the following:
- the LOC139433444 gene encoding uncharacterized protein, producing the protein MKRKSDISYFKKKMTKGETELAGEQQHRAREEEEGEEEEEHDKGAQHQTAAGQELAAASVKEGQDKSKAAVPGPPCDVMTVTLIMRWMPRLENISQSRAEQPKQPHLKFFPRTLQGDRRRCFSKDWFNSHKWLEYSQDVQLLVVVKEEFLPDQQEWSTSLDQEDPESPPYIKQEQEELRISQEGEQLQELEEADIIKSTFTPDPVKSEIKRNLSPHSLIKDKLNTWKQKLMEMTVEDQNLPGTQFQKAVYNQRLRTTLETLLNLTLETHLNLTLKTVLIGRRPENLRQTQPH